The proteins below are encoded in one region of Thermodesulfovibrio thiophilus DSM 17215:
- the nadD gene encoding nicotinate-nucleotide adenylyltransferase produces MKIGLFGGTFNPVHLGHLRAVEEVREYFLLNKIVFIPAGVPPLKKYDLTEATHRLNMTKLAVQDNPHFEVSDFEVKQNKPSYTVNTVAYFKKVYEKDMLFFIMGIDAFLELKLWYRYRDLLRMVDFIVMSRPGFNSIENSEFIEYRESKNCFKFKNSDKKLFYLAVSPYWISSRVLREMIHEGRSVRYLVTEEIRKYIDENKLYRE; encoded by the coding sequence ATGAAAATAGGACTTTTTGGGGGTACTTTTAATCCCGTTCATCTTGGACATCTAAGAGCAGTCGAAGAAGTGAGGGAATATTTTTTACTTAATAAAATTGTTTTTATCCCTGCGGGAGTTCCACCTTTAAAAAAATACGATTTAACAGAAGCTACGCATAGATTAAATATGACAAAACTCGCAGTACAGGATAATCCCCATTTTGAAGTTTCAGACTTTGAGGTTAAACAAAACAAACCTTCTTATACAGTGAATACTGTTGCATATTTTAAGAAAGTTTACGAAAAAGATATGCTTTTTTTTATAATGGGTATTGATGCTTTTTTGGAATTAAAATTATGGTATAGATATAGAGACTTATTAAGGATGGTTGATTTTATTGTTATGTCGAGACCTGGATTTAACAGTATAGAAAATTCTGAGTTTATTGAATACAGAGAATCGAAGAATTGTTTTAAATTTAAAAATTCAGATAAAAAACTATTTTATTTAGCAGTTTCACCTTACTGGATATCCTCCAGGGTTTTGAGAGAAATGATTCATGAGGGAAGAAGTGTTCGCTATCTGGTGACCGAAGAAATTCGTAAATATATTGATGAAAACAAACTTTACAGGGAGTAG
- a CDS encoding DUF507 family protein produces MRIPKNWIPYIANNIIENLLKKDMIELVVSKEQLLEEAEKLILDELMVEDKLNEEIRGLLKKYESEIEKSKVDYRKLFEMTKQKLVKQRNLVL; encoded by the coding sequence ATGAGGATACCAAAAAACTGGATACCATATATTGCAAATAATATTATTGAAAATTTATTGAAAAAAGACATGATTGAGCTTGTGGTATCTAAAGAACAGCTTCTTGAAGAAGCTGAAAAATTAATACTCGATGAACTGATGGTTGAAGATAAACTCAATGAAGAAATAAGAGGCCTTCTTAAAAAATATGAAAGTGAAATAGAAAAAAGTAAGGTTGATTATAGAAAACTTTTTGAAATGACAAAACAGAAGCTTGTTAAGCAGAGGAATTTGGTCTTATGA
- a CDS encoding HNH endonuclease, whose amino-acid sequence MEKFISYVSDEEIKIQKQKARILRNTTWWRRKISRRKCYYCGKEVPEKELTMDHVIPLIRGGKSVKSNIVPACKECNNKKKYMLPIEWEHYLRSINSFDSENIV is encoded by the coding sequence ATGGAAAAATTTATTTCTTATGTAAGTGACGAGGAAATTAAAATACAAAAACAGAAAGCTAGAATTCTTCGAAATACTACATGGTGGCGCAGAAAAATTTCCAGAAGAAAATGTTATTACTGTGGTAAAGAAGTTCCTGAAAAAGAGTTAACAATGGATCATGTTATACCTCTTATAAGAGGCGGTAAATCAGTAAAAAGCAATATAGTGCCTGCATGTAAAGAATGCAATAACAAAAAGAAATATATGCTTCCAATTGAATGGGAGCATTATTTGCGATCCATAAATTCTTTTGACTCTGAGAACATTGTTTAA
- a CDS encoding DUF507 family protein, with amino-acid sequence MMLSDEKITHTSHILFNGLINKGLIKLKTEEQEVRREIKRSFIQALKIGESIDEVVRRKLQSFSKKVVEGSSEWNILYKKFFEEEEKKRFGS; translated from the coding sequence ATGATGCTTTCAGATGAAAAAATCACTCATACCTCGCATATTTTATTCAATGGATTGATAAATAAAGGTTTAATTAAACTCAAAACTGAAGAACAGGAAGTAAGAAGAGAAATAAAAAGAAGTTTTATACAGGCATTAAAGATTGGAGAGTCAATTGATGAGGTAGTGAGAAGAAAGCTTCAATCTTTTTCGAAAAAAGTGGTTGAAGGCAGCTCTGAATGGAATATTCTATATAAGAAATTTTTTGAAGAAGAAGAAAAAAAGCGTTTTGGTTCTTAA
- a CDS encoding single-stranded DNA-binding protein — protein MFNKIILIGNLTRDPEIRYTPGGVAVATVPIAVNSRYKQGEELKEETLFIDAVVFGKQAETCTQYLNKGRTVLIEGRLRERRWEYEGQKKNKFEVIANNIRFFPKREPVQSDDTKQVPPEEYTDLEPF, from the coding sequence ATGTTTAATAAAATAATACTCATAGGAAACCTTACTAGAGACCCTGAAATAAGATACACTCCAGGAGGAGTCGCAGTCGCTACAGTTCCTATTGCAGTTAATTCAAGATATAAGCAGGGCGAGGAACTAAAAGAAGAGACCTTATTTATCGATGCTGTAGTCTTTGGTAAACAGGCAGAAACTTGCACTCAATATCTTAATAAAGGAAGAACTGTCTTGATTGAAGGCCGATTACGGGAAAGAAGGTGGGAATATGAAGGACAAAAAAAGAATAAATTCGAAGTAATTGCTAATAATATAAGATTTTTTCCAAAGAGAGAACCTGTACAATCAGATGATACAAAGCAGGTTCCTCCAGAAGAATATACAGATTTAGAGCCATTTTAA
- the rpsR gene encoding 30S ribosomal protein S18 produces MQQSTQRRFFRKKYCKFCAEKIEFIDYKNSKFLRGFMTERGKILSRKLTGTCSKHQRQLTVAIKRARSVALLPYIEL; encoded by the coding sequence ATGCAACAGTCTACACAAAGAAGATTCTTTAGGAAAAAATATTGTAAATTCTGTGCTGAAAAAATTGAGTTTATTGATTACAAAAATTCTAAATTTCTAAGAGGATTTATGACAGAGAGAGGGAAAATACTTTCCAGAAAACTAACAGGAACATGTTCAAAGCATCAAAGACAGTTAACTGTAGCAATAAAAAGAGCAAGATCTGTTGCTTTACTGCCCTATATTGAGCTTTAA
- a CDS encoding N-acetylmuramoyl-L-alanine amidase-like domain-containing protein, which yields MLFKQGKIKIDSLLSNIQRFSPGIQIAEISKNFLGIPYKKNSLIGNALEREKLVIDFEGVDCMTFLEYVEALRLSRDFHSFIENLKYVRYFDGIIDFKKRRHFFTDWNELKTLNDITVTFGDSFTKTVVKELNKNGQHFWIEGLQVKKRIIHYIPSDYIRKISSELKTGDYCGFYTSKEGLDVMHVGIIIIDKYDIKLRHASSIKGMITDEDFFEYTKNKEGIMIFRA from the coding sequence ATGCTATTTAAACAAGGGAAAATCAAGATAGATAGCCTGCTAAGCAATATTCAACGTTTTTCTCCTGGAATACAAATTGCTGAGATATCAAAAAATTTTCTTGGAATTCCTTATAAAAAAAATTCGCTCATTGGCAATGCGTTAGAGAGAGAAAAACTGGTTATAGATTTTGAAGGAGTTGACTGCATGACTTTTCTTGAATATGTTGAAGCATTGAGGTTATCTAGAGATTTTCATTCTTTTATTGAAAATTTGAAATATGTTAGATATTTTGATGGAATTATAGATTTTAAAAAAAGAAGACATTTCTTCACAGACTGGAATGAGTTAAAAACATTGAACGATATCACAGTCACATTTGGTGATAGTTTTACCAAAACTGTTGTGAAAGAACTTAATAAAAATGGACAACATTTTTGGATAGAAGGGTTACAGGTTAAAAAAAGAATTATACATTATATTCCATCAGACTATATAAGAAAAATTAGTTCTGAACTCAAAACAGGGGATTATTGTGGATTTTATACATCTAAAGAAGGGTTAGATGTTATGCATGTTGGCATTATAATTATTGATAAATATGATATAAAACTCAGACATGCCTCTAGTATAAAAGGAATGATAACAGATGAAGATTTTTTTGAATATACAAAAAACAAAGAAGGTATTATGATTTTTAGAGCATAG
- a CDS encoding N-acetylglucosamine-6-phosphate deacetylase: MSLIDIHFHGTEKIDSREVDNPEDILLIAHEYGLSGIDGFLLTVYPSEISYMKKTLLNIKKAMSIQTDGAKILGVHLEGPFLNSKKAGALNSQYFINPQIDVLHHLIEGVEDIVKVITVAPEMPEALKLIEKCRESGIVVSMGHSDATYKEAFEGFRAGASLITHLFNAMRGIHHREPGIAGFGLINQEIYVELIADGRHLSDELLKWVFQIKNSERIILISDMVKEKKEINVLQGGSMSLSAIIHRLKKLNIDEDKLKLAVEQNPHRVLGIRFP; encoded by the coding sequence ATGTCTTTAATTGATATCCACTTTCACGGGACAGAAAAAATAGATAGTAGAGAAGTAGATAATCCTGAAGATATTCTCTTAATTGCTCATGAGTATGGTTTAAGTGGTATTGATGGATTTTTACTTACTGTCTATCCCTCTGAAATTAGTTATATGAAAAAAACTCTTTTGAATATCAAAAAAGCTATGAGCATTCAAACTGATGGAGCTAAGATATTAGGTGTGCATCTTGAAGGGCCATTTTTGAATTCTAAAAAAGCAGGTGCGCTGAATTCTCAATATTTTATTAATCCGCAGATTGATGTATTACATCACTTGATTGAAGGAGTAGAAGATATTGTTAAAGTAATAACTGTTGCACCTGAAATGCCCGAAGCATTAAAACTTATTGAAAAATGTAGAGAATCTGGCATAGTTGTAAGCATGGGACATTCAGATGCTACCTATAAAGAAGCTTTTGAAGGATTCAGGGCAGGAGCATCACTTATAACCCATTTATTTAATGCAATGCGAGGAATTCATCATAGAGAACCAGGTATAGCAGGCTTTGGACTGATTAATCAGGAGATTTATGTTGAACTAATTGCAGATGGCAGGCATCTGAGTGATGAACTTTTAAAATGGGTATTTCAGATTAAAAATTCTGAAAGAATTATTCTGATTTCAGATATGGTTAAGGAAAAGAAAGAGATTAATGTACTTCAAGGTGGTTCAATGAGCCTGAGTGCTATAATACACAGACTTAAAAAATTAAATATTGATGAAGACAAACTTAAACTTGCAGTAGAGCAAAATC
- a CDS encoding cation diffusion facilitator family transporter, whose amino-acid sequence MIEHADRKRSIQKVLLITLFLNISVSIAKIIYGGLTNSVAIYSDGFHSLFDGISNIGGLIAICIASHPPDKEHPYGHRKFETVFTIFIGVSMCLVALEVIRNAYEALIKLKQPEIDEKAFFILFITLMVNIFVVRYERKKGKELKSEFLIADSAHTKTDIYITIGVIISVIITKLGYPVVDPIGGLIVAIFIAKEAIKIIKESANVLADRTVIGEEKIASILKTCNGIKAYKDIRTRGTNGQIFVDLKIFVTPSISVSEAHDIAEKVEKIIKDEFPDVIDVMVHIEPFKKKN is encoded by the coding sequence ATGATAGAGCATGCTGATAGAAAAAGGTCAATACAAAAAGTTCTGCTTATTACACTCTTTCTTAATATTTCTGTTTCCATTGCAAAAATAATATATGGAGGGTTAACAAATTCTGTAGCAATTTATTCGGATGGATTTCATTCACTTTTTGATGGTATATCAAATATCGGCGGATTAATAGCCATTTGTATAGCAAGTCATCCACCAGATAAAGAACATCCTTACGGTCACAGGAAGTTTGAAACAGTCTTTACAATTTTCATAGGTGTTTCAATGTGTCTTGTGGCTTTAGAAGTAATCAGAAATGCTTACGAAGCTTTAATTAAACTAAAGCAGCCTGAGATAGATGAAAAAGCTTTCTTTATCCTCTTTATTACTCTTATGGTTAACATTTTTGTTGTTAGATATGAACGAAAAAAAGGTAAAGAATTAAAGAGTGAATTCCTCATTGCAGATTCTGCCCATACAAAGACAGATATTTACATCACAATAGGGGTAATAATAAGTGTAATAATAACAAAGCTTGGATATCCAGTTGTGGATCCAATAGGAGGCTTAATTGTAGCTATTTTTATTGCCAAAGAAGCAATTAAGATTATAAAAGAATCAGCAAATGTTCTTGCAGACAGAACTGTTATAGGCGAGGAGAAAATAGCCAGTATTCTTAAAACATGCAATGGTATCAAAGCCTACAAAGACATAAGAACAAGGGGAACAAATGGGCAGATCTTCGTCGATTTAAAAATTTTTGTAACTCCTTCAATTTCTGTATCTGAAGCTCATGATATTGCTGAAAAAGTTGAAAAAATTATCAAAGATGAATTTCCTGATGTAATAGATGTGATGGTTCATATTGAACCTTTTAAAAAGAAAAATTAA
- a CDS encoding helix-turn-helix domain-containing protein → MNHGILEMKHSNVTASSFAKVYKSNVMRTILEDIKNSSFENSMLFIYGEHGTEKDYLIDIILRYINQPTIVEVPKNLNKKIILSKKQNLVYIVNYLEDFNASFLFDSEEYFKCAIFVSDVDYEELYRNGAIGFELYEILLKSRKFYIPPLRERKQDIIPLAMFFLQEISEFLKLSEKKLSKDAQDALLDFSWTGNTYQLKRCLTKAYILTRHQRITAKDLFGEYSDQLSIKNFLELKIGNLLKDFGNIENSNLYETVIQEVEKALFMLAINETGGNQVKAAKILGINRNTLNKKLKHYNLI, encoded by the coding sequence ATGAATCATGGTATCTTAGAAATGAAACATAGCAATGTAACAGCATCGTCATTTGCCAAAGTATACAAGAGTAATGTAATGAGAACAATTCTAGAAGACATAAAAAATAGTTCTTTTGAGAATTCAATGCTTTTTATCTATGGCGAACATGGAACAGAAAAAGATTATTTGATTGATATAATTCTTAGATATATAAATCAACCAACCATTGTAGAGGTGCCTAAAAATTTAAATAAAAAAATAATTTTATCAAAGAAACAAAATTTAGTTTATATTGTGAACTATCTTGAAGATTTTAATGCCTCATTCCTTTTTGACTCTGAAGAATATTTTAAATGCGCTATATTTGTATCTGATGTTGATTATGAGGAACTTTACAGAAATGGTGCGATAGGTTTTGAATTATACGAGATTTTACTAAAGTCGCGGAAGTTTTATATTCCACCACTCAGAGAGAGAAAACAGGATATTATTCCTCTTGCAATGTTTTTCCTTCAGGAGATTTCAGAATTTTTAAAACTGTCTGAAAAAAAATTATCAAAAGATGCTCAGGATGCTCTTTTAGATTTTTCCTGGACAGGGAATACTTATCAGCTGAAAAGATGTTTAACGAAAGCTTACATTTTGACAAGACATCAAAGAATTACAGCAAAAGATTTATTCGGTGAATACAGTGATCAGCTGTCGATAAAAAATTTTCTTGAATTAAAAATCGGTAATCTTTTAAAAGATTTTGGAAATATTGAAAATTCCAATTTATATGAAACAGTTATTCAGGAAGTTGAAAAAGCCTTATTTATGCTTGCTATTAATGAAACCGGTGGCAATCAGGTAAAAGCTGCAAAAATTCTGGGAATAAATAGGAATACTTTAAATAAAAAATTAAAACATTATAATTTGATTTAA
- the rpsF gene encoding 30S ribosomal protein S6, with product MNNFYEQLVLLLPTLSEDEVQDAVKKISSFIVENGGEILKIDNWGKRKLAYKLNRQTMGYYVLFVFKAPSSVIKKIEEFYKVYDPIFKFMVIKLTKHQIASLPPEIKGIPVEPSELVSQV from the coding sequence ATGAACAATTTTTATGAACAATTGGTGCTTCTTCTGCCAACGCTCTCAGAAGACGAAGTACAGGATGCAGTTAAAAAGATTTCATCTTTCATTGTTGAAAATGGAGGAGAAATCTTAAAAATTGATAACTGGGGTAAAAGAAAACTTGCCTATAAGCTTAATAGACAGACTATGGGATATTATGTGTTGTTTGTTTTTAAAGCTCCTTCTTCTGTAATAAAAAAAATAGAAGAGTTTTATAAAGTTTATGACCCTATTTTTAAATTCATGGTTATCAAACTTACGAAGCATCAAATTGCCAGTTTACCGCCTGAAATAAAAGGAATCCCCGTAGAACCTTCAGAGTTAGTATCTCAGGTGTAA